Proteins co-encoded in one Nicotiana sylvestris chromosome 7, ASM39365v2, whole genome shotgun sequence genomic window:
- the LOC104223458 gene encoding dof zinc finger protein DOF2.1-like, translating to MERGIWKTNVEMAPTCPRCGSINTKFCYYNNYSLTQPRYFCKGCRRYWTKGGSLRNVPVGGGCRKSRRGKSSSSSIRSSSTDHHHGLISRNLGRGINSLNNPSNNIDQSTTSLAQGGDHHGPSIDLALVYANFLNDSSKPQPEVHHQNLELPELLPNDHHQAVVVGPSFVFSDMINMEFASDLGQETRLSDGDGVYFSGIDEKQQTMQNVMNHNDDVHYTNMNMNANSSNNELGNYMQLPPLPCEELGASSEGMAWSNSHDDHHMVFTNDILINTSHSSTGGLEPEPEPEILAAQDPSHHHANAYDRSLFSLSNFGNIFRP from the coding sequence atggAAAGAGGGATATGGAAAACCAACGTTGAGATGGCACCAACATGTCCTCGCTGTGGTTCCATCAATACCAAGTTTTGTTACTACAACAACTATAGTTTGACGCAGCCTAGGTACTTTTGCAAAGGTTGTAGAAGGTATTGGACCAAAGGTGGTTCTTTGAGGAATGTTCCCGTTGGTGGTGGCTGCAGGAAGAGCAGACGAGGTAAGTCGTCGTCTTCTTCAATTCGTTCATCATCAACAGATCATCATCATGGCCTTATTTCAAGAAATTTGGGTCGTGGGATTAATAGTTTAAATAATCCCTCTAATAATATTGATCAATCCACCACTTCCTTAGCACAAGGTGGTGATCATCATGGTCCAAGTATTGATCTTGCTTTAGTCTATGCAAATTTCTTGAATGATTCCTCAAAACCACAACCCGAGGTCCATCACCAGAACCTTGAACTTCCTGAATTATTGCCTAATGATCATCATCAAGCAGTCGTCGTCGGTCCATCATTCGTGTTTTCAGACATGATAAACATGGAGTTTGCTAGTGATTTAGGTCAAGAAACGCGATTAAGCGATGGAGATGGTGTCTACTTTAGTGGGATTGATGAGAAGCAGCAAACAATGCAGAATGTTATGAATCATAATGATGATGTTCACTATACGAACATGAACATGAATGCTAATAGTAGTAACAACGAATTAGGCAATTATATGCAGCTGCCTCCATTGCCTTGTGAAGAATTGGGAGCGTCATCAGAAGGGATGGCGTGGTCTAATTCTCATGATGATCATCATATGGTATTTACTAATGATATTCTTATAAATACAAGTCATTCATCAACTGGAGGACTAGAACCAGAACCAGAACCAGAAATATTAGCAGCACAAGATCCAAGTCATCATCACGCGAACGCTTATGATAGGAGCCTTTTCAGCTTGTCCAACTTTGGTAATATTTTCAGGCCTTGA